The genomic interval TAAATTTTACTGCACAATAAAgagcaatttatatttttattcttgTCAAATTGGACTCAAACAATATAAAAAGGGGTAGAACAGAATAATCACaagacataaataaaaaaaaacctaaataaaaaGATAAGGAAATCACAACAAGGGCTACAACTACATGGGGTCTGCACATCACAACTGTTTTGTAGACTGACTGGTAAATGGCTGCTCTTCCTTGGTGGAATCTTTTAGGTTCTCATATTCCTTTTGCATTCTGGCAGCCTCGGCTTTGGTGTTGTCGTCCTCGTCGAAATTCTTGCCCGCTGCCCGGAAACACACAACGGTCCATTAATCATTACACTTTACTACCCTGTCAGCTTCTTTGTGGTCCAAAATAGCCTTTAAAAGGTTTAAAAAGAGCAGTAAATGTTCTCTGGAGTAGATTGATCATATTTGTAAAATCTTTCTCATGGTTATTTTACCATCATTTCCTGTAAAATCTGCCGGTCCGAGAGCCTTTCCAAGCTTGTTCTTGGTTTGCATTGCAATCATAGCATCCAGATTTTCTATAggtgaatgacaaaaaaaacaggattatACCATCACTTTTTTCTCTGTGAGAATTAATTTCTCAGTTAAATAAGCATCAATTGTATTTCACTTTAATTCAGTCAATTAATCTTGCTGGATGacttaattcaaaaaacaaccaatgTAGGCTTATGTTATTTCCATTTTGCATAAATAGATGTGCTTTTTGTTACCATTTGTGCCTTCCTTTCTCGCTTGGCAAGTTTTTCTCTTCCCACCACACCGCCTACTCCCAAATGTAATGCTGTAAAATTATGTTCTTTTCAAGGCCTCCTCCTCAGTATTTAATAGTCACACGCGTAGAATTGTGATTCCTCCTACTTTTCCTCATCTAGCGTTCTGgtcattaacttatttattttgactggaaatgtatttttgtgcctGCCGAGTGGTACGTTCACCTCACTGACGCAATTGCACAGTGAACATGTTGCTAGGCAATGGAGAAATTTGGACCCATTTTCCCCCACTGCCGACCTATAACAACCATATGGCCCACAGGTTACTATGGAAACTCTTTTCATGCGTAAAGGCTGTTTTGTTCAGTTGTGCGTGGTGACTAATGGCTGCCTGCTACTCAGGGTCATGTGAAGGACCCATATGTACATCTACAGCAGTTGGGTGTCCAAACCTTTTTTCCCCGAGGGCcgcttacaaaaaaatcaaaagcttgAAGGTCCAACTTGAAATCCTCCCACAATCTATGAATTTATatatgcagtaaaaaaaatactgattctctacagtttcctacattgatttcaacacTTTATCAGTTTGCCCATTAAATTATAAGAGTTTAATTCACTAGTTCATGTAGTTCAACTAGAGAAATGCAAcaatttagattaaaaaatattgtttgaaaatCTTTTGCATATTAGGGTTAATTGGGGCTTTGGTTGGTTTGTATGTTTTAcgcctattgtgtccctcatggtttcccttccttcatgtgatcaggtgtgtgtacttggtaatcaacccttgtctgtctatttaagtccttgttattttcttgattcCCCCTTACCTcagttttgttagagcactccacgCACTCATCCCTTGACTGCCTCCCTGCATTTGGATCCTACTCTACGTTCCACGCTTGACGCCCCACGTAACGTAACAATCGGTAGAGGGAGCCCGCGTGTGACTGAACCGCTAGGCTACGCTAAGGTCAtaaaggtactcggacgtttcgtcgaaagacatttggtccccggacgtttagtccccggatgtttggtcgaccggacgtttggtagaacggacgtttggtcgccgggttgttactgttgaaaccagctctcaaaattataatcatgagagagagagtgagtttaatatctaaatatctaatatcaaaatatcaacagtaaactctgtcataatttaacagcgagcgaacccggcgaccaaacgtccgtttctaccaaacgtccggtcgaccaaacgtccggcgaccaaacgtccggggaccaaacatctttcgacgaaacgtccggtcacgggtgaTAAAGTGCACTTACCCAGATAGGAGACACCTTCTTCGGGTGTGATGGTGCCGTACTTGACCATCATCTTTACAAAATCAATCAGCGTTTTCATGATGGTGATGAGGGTCTCTCTTTCCTGAGCGTCTTGTTCTGAAACAAAGATTTCAGCACTGTACGTAAGTTGATTTTTCAGATTAATTTTATTTCCGCATTGATTTTTCGAATGATTTTCTAATACTGAGTTGCTTTTGCCACACAGAAAACAACTGATTTGTGTTGGCAGTCATTGGTTGCCATAGTCGTAGGGCTGCAGGGATATGAGGGACGGGATTGTGAATAATTAGTGCTGTGCTCGTGTGTTCCTGGACAACAGTTTACAAAGGCGGGCAAAAGAGTGACTCGTCCTCGTACATGTCATCGTCAAGACGACAGCACATCTGCGTCTTTGCGTTGCCCCGGGAAGCTGATGTGTGATGTCATTGCTCACCTGAATTGAGGCTCTTGAGGAGACGGTAGAAGTTCGGAAAGTACTGCAGATCCCGAAGGCCGTCTTCCGGGTTGACTTCGTTGTCGCCCTCTCCGCCATCTTTGTTCCAGGCGGTGTCGTCTTCATCTTCCACGTCCCTTTCTACCTCGTCCATGACATCGTCGTCATCCCCAGCTtcctcgtcgtcatcatcgtaaCGCCGATTGGGCGGCTCCCATTTGTCCTGCGGGCGTGGGCagcatttttatgtttattgaaatcaaattgactcTGGCAAATGACGTAATGTCACAGCAGTCATTTTACCGAGTTGTCGTCCTGAGTGTCCTGCGCGCCTCCGACGTCCTCTTCTTCGCTGTCCTCAATCTCGTTGTTTTGGGCGTTTTTGGTGATGATGTTCTGCAGAGCTTCGGCCACTTGGTACTCCAGAGTTTCAGCCTGGCTTTCTGTTATCTAAGGAGAGGAAGGCAAGACAGATGAACCTATCTTTGCCTTGTGTAATATCGATTGAGCCATTTGAGAATAGAACAAGTGAGAAACAGAGGACTTATAAAAGTAAAACAGAGGTGAACAAAATCCAACTGACACATCGAATCTTATCTGACTGCAGAGAAGCAGAGGTACTAAAATCTGAAATTGGAATTACAGAACGACTGGTACAAAAGAAATATCGATTCAACTCCTGTACTCTTTTTTTCGTGAATATAAAAGATGAAATACCAATTTGTTAGAATGTGTTTGACACTTGTGTGGATAAGTAGCTCCAAAAGTGAacaataaaaatcaatttttgcaCACTTTTAACTTCAATTCAATGGCCATTGTGTTGCTCCTTCGAGTTTGCACTTTAAACGAAATAATGGaatctaaaatataataaacattttaatgatTGAAATAAAACTGGAAAGAGATTTAATTCTATGATAACTGACTGGAACTGTAATGAAAAGCCAAAAAAtgttgctgccattgatggcaaaaaTACATGTTCAATTTTAACTGGTAGTTGATCATtcaccaaaatggattggatgtgtagccttgtcaatggcaggcaatgtgtTAAAACCAGAACACACGCAATGTTTTGGCACTTTGTTACTTCCCCTCACTCCTTGTTTGTACTGGTTCCATACCTACCAAACCCAGTTTGAGCAGCTTGGACACAATTCGGTCAAAGACGCCTCTGTCGTCCTCCTGGTAGATCTTGTTTGCAATCTTTTGCACAATGTCCTCAGCCGTGAGCGGAGTGCCGTCCACCTGACGGAACGTGTCGGTTTCATCTGAGACCACAAAGGACAACATTTGTGTCAACTAATTACATTTCACTCTGTTAAAGGACAGAAAAGACTCGGAAAATTGAGATACTCTATCAAGCCTTCAGTTCATTTATCAATAATGAGTGGATTTTtccagacacagagagacaagaGAGAGACATGCCTGGAACCTTCAAGACCTGATAGCCACATATGCAGGAGGATAAgattggaaaaatatggaaatgatgATTATGTGAGTAATAGATTGCTTGCCTTTtcatacacttttttttcaaggtgTATTTCATGGTAAGTGCTCCAATAGTTTGACTACGATGTGTATCTGTTTATGTCTTATGAGAGAGATGCTATTCTTACATCtggacttttttatttattttataattccTGTGCCTGCCAAGCATGCACTGACTTATTGAATCATCTTCAAGCTATTGTTATCTCACTCCGAGGAGCCACAAAAAACATCCAAAGTGTGCTTTGTGATATTGTGACATAACACAAGATGAGGAGAAGCTGACACATGCAGCAACCGATTTTTGATTCTATCAGTTGCAAATTTAGGCATTCTGTTACAACTAACATTTGGCAGGATGTTCCAGATTTTACAGTGGTTATGATCAAATTTGACAAAAccacttttttcctctttaaatttttttagGTCATGTTACTTTCAACTCCTAAGACACAGTCATCAATTGTAGCGTTGGTAAATTTTTGATGtctcttttttaattttgtaattcATTCACAGCCATCCGTTTACAGAATAGCCAACGGCAATATTCTAACCATGAGTTTGGACAGAATAATTCATGACCCAAGAGATGGGATGTTATATGTATGATCATAGTGTATATAGAGCATATCTACCAAATGAAAGAGTAGACTATTCTTtcagcagggggaaaaaaacacattctactctctcttttctattttttgtgaTCCACAGTAGAATTTTTTAAACCTCTATCTGTGTAATCTCAAACTGGGTTTATCTCATAACCAGACCATTGCCATGCTACTACCCATTGCGGTATAGTAGTCTAGAATCTTGAAATGTATTATAGTAATGTGATATAGTAATATAATCAGACACTCCCCAATCaatctgaataaaaaaaatataattctcCTCCAAAGCAGTGGATGAGCTTACTAGGCATCTTTTATGAACAATCTGATTGAGTATTACAGCAAACACTCATGCTACTAAAGAATTCCTTTGAAGAACAACATTGGCTTTTGgggaattcatattttccaggCATTTCTATGAAAAGAGATTTTGAAGCTGGTGCTTCCTAGGGTTGTTGGCAATGCCGCATTGGGAGGGAGATAATCCCACTGACATCCACGTGTTGTCTTTCATGTCTGCCTGCAGACACACGTGGCTTGTTCAAAGGTCACCCACTCGCCGACAAGAACCGAACAGGATCGGCCTCGGCTTTACTCGGGTGGTACCCATGGGGGTCAATGCTTTCATACTGTACTTCAACACATTTTTTGGTACTTGCCGTGCTCCATCTCTTTCTTGGTCGAGTCATATTCCTCAGCAAGGCGGCGACTCTTGGTGGAATCAGATTCGTCTGGAATATAATCGTCTTTCTTCCGCTCATCCTCATCTTTGCCGGCCTCTTTGGATTTCTGGCCCTGGGCCAGTGACTTAAGCGCTGTTGGGTCATCGCGGTCCGGCTCCTTGGAGATTGCGGGCTGCTTGCTCTCTGACGGACAGGACAAATAAAGATGATTGATCGTTGTGGCCTCGTTGCAAACGTTGGACATTTGGAAGTAATGTTGGACAATTAACTTTACGAAAGAACACGATTTTTGGAAAAAGACCACAAATGTACCAAATTGAAGGTTGCCTCCTAATATTAATATGATAATTTTGGAGTTTAATTTTCCCTTTAAATACAATTcaggaaaatatatttgagTATAATGCTGACAAAAACCAACAAATTTCATACAAGTACTTTGCTACCTTGACTCAGTTAAGATGGTCGGATTTAGTTAAAATTGAAAGCAAGACTATGCCTGAATGCGATAGATTCCAATAAATTACCCTAAATTCTCATAACATTTGCACAATTCTCAAACTTGAAAAGCGTATTTGAATTTTTCCACCCTTACATTGGACCAAACCGGGCTAATTTTAGGTTCTAAGCGCATTGATGAGGCATTTTGTTACTGGCAGCGCGGAAACCTGAACTCAGGATGCGTCACGAATTGATTAGCAATACAATTTCCTCTTACCAGCAGACTGTAGTGCGACCTTAACGCTGTCCGCCTCGGCAATCTGAGGAAATGACAAGCGTTCTGTGAATAATTTCCACTCGGCAAATTttgaatattaaaaagaaaGCCTCACCTGCTCTTGGAGTGGCCTTTCCTCTGTCAGCTGTTGGTTGTACACAGATTTATCTGCAGCAAGATGAAAAATACatacaattattattttcacccatttcatgACATTGACAGTGACATTGATAATTACTTTATCACAACACTGTTATTTTAGTGCCATTGGCGATAATGGGCATCAaacaatcatgtggctcttttcatcctttatTTTGTTACAAAACAGGAACGTTCCTtcactgtcagccctcccagttcaaaggcATTGGACATCGCTCTCCGTAATTGGAAGCCGAGAAGTTAATTTTCGATATTTTataattgaatgcattttttaagaTGACTATTATTTTAGCTCCCGGGCATGTGTGGGCTGCCATCCTTCCACTCCACCCACCACTCCCATGCATGGTCAGATCTTAATCGGATTACCAAACAAAAGATTAAACCGAGTCGAAAATAGAGCACCGGCCGGAACAGCCGCTGCTGAGCTGCAGCTCAACTTTGCCGTGCTCCCTTAATGAGCACATTTACAGCTAAAGTAAGATGAACACAGCTAGAAAGAATCACACAACCAACAATTAGTCAGCATTTCTCTTGTGGTGATTGTTTTAAACACACAATGAGGGTCTATTTTGCTCTATTTGTAAGTGGCATTTGATTGTGACAAGGAACACGTGTGTTTAAAGTTTCTACCTTTTTGCAGTTGTGTTTTCATGCCAACTTTCTTAACTCAGATCTAAATGACAACTGTGTTTTgaatagaaatgaactataatgtcattttaaaggCCAACTCACCATCGCTGGATGCTGTCGGCGTCGGAAAGGCAGATATTTGGCTGAGTCGATTGAATAGCAGAAGCtgaaaaaacatgcacaaatgGATCGGAGCCATCCTCGGTgaatgaaaaggaaaaggaaaatgGGTTGGCCGGTGCTCCGGTCGTCGCCGTGGACGTTACGAGAGGAGACTGCTAGCCGCTTGAGTGAAGCGCTCGGCGGCGGAGCGGCTGGCCTGATCACCGCTTGACTGGGGAGGGCGGCGGAGCTGTCTACGGTGGACGGTGCTGAAAAGGAGGTCACGTAACAACGGCGACACGGCAAcacggcggaggaggaggaggaggagtgagCAAGGCTGCTGAGCAAAGCCCCGTGTGAGCTACAGCATCACTGGCCAAAGGATGGAACACAGCTCAGCACAACACGATGCGTACTGCCCCCTCAATGAGGAGGAgggggaagaggaggaggaagagatgGACGCTGTAAAAAGTCTCCCCATTACACACTAGCATAGCACATACTGCACCCTATGTTTTGGTGTTAAACATTTTGTCCGTGATATAATGTAAATGCAATCACTACCAaagacggcgatagacgtccaatccatttttattggcaggggtattgggattttttttcattttccgatttgcttatcttcacaagggtcgtggaggatgatggagcctatcccagctaactttgggtaCCAGGCATGGGAGACCATGAATCAGTGGCCAATGtcgattgtccaatcagccttccatgcatgttttgggaatgtgggaggaaaccggagtacctggagaaaaacctCGCGAGCccagggataacatgcaaattacaaacaggtgaaccgacctggatttgaatccaggaccccagaattgtgaggctggCGGGCTAACCACCCAGTCGCTGGGCCACCCTTTAGATGGACacaaattatattatattttttatatggtgtgtgtatatatgtatgcatatatgtatatgtatgtgtagcCTACATGTTGTACAAGTAAAACCTAAGACTTATCCAGCAAATGTCTATTTCAATCAGTTCACTAATGTCGTCAGATTTTTAAAACCTCAATACTGACACCCTGTGCTTTTTTGGTGCAAGTGCATGTTTTATGGGACTTGtttgaaagacattttttcatgtttcaaaataaaagagattttcatTTAGGAAGCATTTTTGCACGTAACTGCACAGGAATAAACTTAAAATGAATGAGCggggtgtcattttttaaaatgagccaTACTAAATGGTcactcttttgttttgaaggtgGGTGATTACGTGTCCCTGTGGCAATTAGGCTGGATGCCAAACACCGACGTGGGAAAGAAAACGTGCTACACGGCCACTTCTAAGTACCCAGTGGAAGCAAACATGGTAAATATGAGCGTTTATCCAAACATAATTGACCCATGCATGATCCGTGTATTAGTCATCGTAAACTGTGTTAGTGATTTTCCAAGTTGATCATGAACGCTGGCGGTTGCTGGTCAATCAAATGTGTTTGattatgtatgcatatattatatatatatttagacttCCCTGGAatgtattttctcatttttccaTGTCATATCACAACAACTGTAACAACATTCCATACCTTTTCCACTAAATCAATATTAAGATTTGACTTGCCCTGCTGCTTAACTCTGATTCCCCCCACCCCAGTACAACTTAACTGGGAAAGGCAgacctcccagttgaaatgcaTTGGACGGCTATCGCCGCCAGAGCCAACCGATGAGTTAAAATTTTCGAGTCTTCCAAGTTCCAACCATTTAAGAGACTTCTCCCCTTGTATTTTTGATAAATGCTTTTGTGTGGACAGCGATGGAGCCACAGAAGAACATTTAGttacttttcttgttttttataGGACTCTGAAGGGAAAACTACTTCTGAGCCTTCAAAGACTTCACACTGACTCAGATCAGAACATTTCAAGGCCTTTAAAGTCCCTCCAAatgcgacaaaacaaggtatttAAAGAGCAGTTTACTGGAAAACTTGCAATACTATTCCAAATGTGCTTTGTGGGCCACGTTGTGATGATgtttcatttgtctttgtttagaTGGTTTTAATGGTTTGACATTTATTCAATATACTTTATATTCAGTTGATGGTAAAGGCTCCCCATAGATTGAAGGCAGATAAACCAACCTAAAAATGTACAATATTGTTGAGTCACCGCTAGAGGTCACTGCTTTACATATTTTCAAAGTCAATGTCAAAAGTAGAGTTCAGATTTTCTACTTTAACTGTTTTAGAAGAACGTTCTATGTAAAGGTGTGTTTTCTGGGGAATTTTTGTGTATCACACAGGAGACAATTAGTCACTGAGAGAAGTGTGTTCCCAAAAACTTTGAATTATCATATGATTTGTATCAATTTTACCACTTAGAAATATGCTTGGTTTAAATGTTTGGCTCCACCATCTTGGATTAATACGCAGTTGCTAGTGTTCATCTAGAGGAGGcaaaatctatatataaaaagtacattttaaaaatgttgaaaaaaatacttcacaATGTAAAAATTCACACTGTGTATGTTAAagtatgacatattttaaaaaatgatatcccgtaaattcaaaatgtgttgcgcataaaaatgaaaatagaatctgttttttcccccgttccCAAAAAATAACCACTAAATAGACATTGATGTGCTTGTTTTTGAGTTTAAGGAATAATGCTGACTTGATGTTTGATGCATATCTGTAGCGCGCCACAGGGCCTCCACTGAAGCAGAAATGGTTTATACGATgatatttcaaaatgtatttcggCAAAGTCATGCCTTGCGTGCGTCTTTGTCAAGCCAGTAGGAAACTTGTGGCCTCGTATGCAGTTTGTGGTTTATTTCCCCGATCCAATCCATCCATAAAATTCTTGTCTTGGAGAAGATTTCACATGAAACAAAAAGACGTCGTAAAATCTCCAGTTTTTTCAAGCCTCTGTCTTTTTGCCAATGAATGGCTAACGTTGGAAGCTTATTGGACCATGAAATTGTTCTCTTTGCTCACATGCAGCTTAAACATCAATCAATGTCGACAATGACCGGTGAAAAGAGGCAATGGCATTCTTCCTATTATCGTCAGAATAAATGACACGATGATGTTGACGAGAAATCTTTAATAAAAGACAAGTGAAACAACCCTGGAGAATTGACACAGAAACACGACTTGTCGTTGATCTTATGTACATAAGATTCCCGGCCAAGCTCATACAACCACGCATacacaacacaaaaataaatgattcattACTTTTATCTTGAAAATCCAAATCCAAGGCAAGTTTTTGGCTATTGCAAACAAGTTTATAAGTACATAGACTGTAATTCATTCACTGCTAGCTGGTTTTGGAGCGGCCAACCCTTGATTCCCATAAAACCTTGATATGCAGTTTAAGGTGGTACCAGtacgccgtgaccggacgtttggtcgccggccgtttggttgccggacgtttggtcgccggacgtttggtcgccggacgtttggtcgccggacttttggtcgccggacttttggtcgccggacttttggtcgccggacttttggtcgccggacttttggtcgccggtcttttggtcgccggtcttttggtcgccggtcttttggtcgcccggacccaaacaaccggcgaccaaacgtctggcgaccaaacgtccggcgaccaaaagtccggcaacaaaacaaggtaaaacaacacggtctacgcatcaataaaagccaacaatgggcctgagcagtttcactgagtggacgggtgagtgtataagagtttgtatgtacatgagttgtccccttgggaagggacgtcagtcagggtcttaacaagttctccaacaaaacacaataaaagtacggaaatttggagcttttctttagcctaataattaataaggcattaaatatgactaaataataattagcagtttgtatttagggaatttgagcaacaattttaaatggtaattatcaataaccttccgggcgaccaaacatccggcgaccaaacatccggcgaccaaacatccggcgaccaaacatccggcgaccaaaagtccggcgaccaaacgtctgagtacccCAGTACGCTAATCTGGAACTAGTATTGGAAAAGGTGCCCTGGTGTATGATCCTTAAGATGGATATCCTTTCTATGGAATAAATGATCAAACAGGCTTCTGTGAACGGATACATTACATGAGACACATTGTCCAAGTGTGTGAGCGGAGAGACAATTTTAATGAAACAACCCTCGGTGATTCACAGCTGCAGGATGTTACAAGTATAGCTCCAGAGAACCCGATGCAGAATACAGGAAGTGGACAGAGAAAGAGGAGGAAGTGAGGCAAGCGGTCCGGGGAAGGCAGAGAGGGCGTGGccaggcgaggcgaggcggtGCAAGAGAGCCGAAAGGTTAAAGCGTGCCCTCGTCCAAAAGTTTGTTGATGCCATTGCAGATTTTCCTTAGAGAGAACCTGTACTCGTCTCCATCCCCGTACAGCTCGGCTAGGAACTCACAGTGGGCAAAATGGTTAAAAACGTGGTCGATGCGAGCGTGCGAACGAGCCGTCAGGTGCTGCTCGACCAGCGTGTGAAGCAAGTCCCGACACTCCAGCAGGAGCTCGGACAAAATATTCCGGTCAAAGGTGTACTCCACCTCGTAGAAGGACACCGCCGTCATAGCCGCCTGGTTCATCTTCTTCTTGAAGCGTTCCACCGTGTCCAGCTCGTCTGGGCTGAACTGGTGGTTCCGGTACAGAATGCCGATCTTCAGAGCGATTTTGATCACATCTTTGATGATCTTGTGGGCCTCCTTCTTGCTCTTGGTGAACTCGCGACTGGTCTTGTAGAGTTCGTCCAAGATCTCGCTGCTGGTGTCGTCCGTCAGCATGTTGGCCACCACCACGGTGGCCATCTTGCTCAGGATCTTCTTCTGAGCCTGCAGAGCCAAGGAGCGCGAGTTGAAGCTCTCGTGACCTGCTTGAACGAGAGGAAAGAGAGATGTCAAAAGGCGGCTTTGTGAAAAGATTGCCATACAGCTACTGCACTTGATAATGGTAAACTTAGGAAAGTCTTGTCAGAAAACGAACAAAGTGAAGAGCGACTATTTTCTACTGGTGTGCTCAAAATCACACACTAGCTGAGATTAAGTTGGTATTCACACCAGGAAATTAAAAACTTTGCTGTCTTTGGTCGGGCCCTTTTGTGGTTTAATGCTATTCTTTTTAACACTGCAATTCTCGCGGTCTGTACGGTAAAATATGAACATAAGAGCACGGTGGTACAGAACGCTGGTTTGTATTTACACCAGGCCAAAAGGTGCGCACCAAAGAGCATTTAGGTTTGGTCCGGACCTAAAAGGGCACCCGTGAATACGCTTTGACTCTTGGCTGAGACGAGAACAAGACCTTGTTTGACAGAGCTGAAAACGTGACAGCTACGTAAAACTGAATTCTGGAGATTCAGTAGGATTTAAACCATGGCAAGGAGCTGAACAGATGTACAGTAGGCTACAGTAGTGTGGTACAAGCACATTCTATAACAGGGCGGTGGTTCTTTTGGACTTGGCAGCCGTGCTGTTGGTCGTCTGAGGGAGGAATGATTACTATCTTCTGTGGAGAACATCAGGCAGCTGCGGGGTGATAGCAACGCCTCGGCAGAAGTCGTCGTGCACATGCTTAACAGCTGTAAACCCGCCACAGAAACTATACTTAGTCAATGTTGTCATGTTTGACATGCGGATGTGAGGAGTTGGGTAATGAAAGTTTATTTTATTAAGGAACAGATCTCACACTGTGACTTAAATATTGAGATGCCTAACACTTGGGAAGTGACAGTTTCACGAGATTTGAAGCACGTTGCTATGGTAGCAGTAATTTAGTTGAGGAAGAAAGACATTTAAGCATGCTTGAGTGGTAAGAAGttagtacattttattttataggaTCTTTCATAAGGGTTATAGATGTAAATACACGACAGACATTAATTTTCTCAATCAAATCTGTCTTTCCATCTGTTCAGCTTTGTCTAAAGGCGATGAAAGTTATAAAGCTTTatttgtatacatttatttGTGTAGATTCATTTCAGAGCGTTCATAATTGAACTGTATATAATTTTCAAGCAACTTACGATAATATGTAACGTTCTTTTTTAGGACTGAAAGTCAGGCCTCGTTTTTGAGAGTGCTACAGTACGTATTTTAATGTTAGCCGTTGTAGTGGTACTTGGCTTTGTGTTTTATTAGGCAGCCCATTGTGTAAAATGTTTGAGAACCATTGTAGTAGAGCATCTGAAAAAGTGTTTGTGTGGGAGGCTGCATGGGAGCACACCCGTAAGAGGCTCAAAGTAGCACCACAATGGGCCAAAGCGGCTCACTGGCATTTTGTGAGTTACTTTCAAGCAGAATGACATTTCCTGCTCACATAATTAGCTGCCTGTGACAtttagcaacaaaaaaagcaaatgtcTGGCTGcagtcatttcaaaataaaaaccatGACATGCGCCCTCTTTTGTGTGGCATGAGTGGGATCTCTAAAGGGGCTCAATATCAGGGAAGAAA from Stigmatopora argus isolate UIUO_Sarg chromosome 2, RoL_Sarg_1.0, whole genome shotgun sequence carries:
- the scg3 gene encoding secretogranin-3, whose product is MAPIHLCMFFQLLLFNRLSQISAFPTPTASSDDKSVYNQQLTEERPLQEQIAEADSVKVALQSAESKQPAISKEPDRDDPTALKSLAQGQKSKEAGKDEDERKKDDYIPDESDSTKSRRLAEEYDSTKKEMEHDETDTFRQVDGTPLTAEDIVQKIANKIYQEDDRGVFDRIVSKLLKLGLITESQAETLEYQVAEALQNIITKNAQNNEIEDSEEEDVGGAQDTQDDNSDKWEPPNRRYDDDDEEAGDDDDVMDEVERDVEDEDDTAWNKDGGEGDNEVNPEDGLRDLQYFPNFYRLLKSLNSEQDAQERETLITIMKTLIDFVKMMVKYGTITPEEGVSYLENLDAMIAMQTKNKLGKALGPADFTGNDAGKNFDEDDNTKAEAARMQKEYENLKDSTKEEQPFTNRPGKSEAYLEAIRKNIEWLKKHNKEEGKDDYDLSKLKDFMDQQVDLYIEKGIIARDEGNTIKRIYSSL
- the tnfaip8l3 gene encoding tumor necrosis factor alpha-induced protein 8-like protein 3 isoform X2, which codes for MDSDSGEQSDGDLSPGHESFNSRSLALQAQKKILSKMATVVVANMLTDDTSSEILDELYKTSREFTKSKKEAHKIIKDVIKIALKIGILYRNHQFSPDELDTVERFKKKMNQAAMTAVSFYEVEYTFDRNILSELLLECRDLLHTLVEQHLTARSHARIDHVFNHFAHCEFLAELYGDGDEYRFSLRKICNGINKLLDEGTL
- the tnfaip8l3 gene encoding tumor necrosis factor alpha-induced protein 8-like protein 3 isoform X1, coding for MDSDSGEQSDGDLSPAGHESFNSRSLALQAQKKILSKMATVVVANMLTDDTSSEILDELYKTSREFTKSKKEAHKIIKDVIKIALKIGILYRNHQFSPDELDTVERFKKKMNQAAMTAVSFYEVEYTFDRNILSELLLECRDLLHTLVEQHLTARSHARIDHVFNHFAHCEFLAELYGDGDEYRFSLRKICNGINKLLDEGTL